The Raphanus sativus cultivar WK10039 chromosome 2, ASM80110v3, whole genome shotgun sequence genome includes a region encoding these proteins:
- the LOC108840222 gene encoding protein DETOXIFICATION 28-like isoform X1, producing MQLGMASALQTLCGQAFGAKKYDLLGVYLQRSWVVLFLFSILLLPMYFFATPILKYFGQPDDIAELSGTIAVWAIPMHFAFAFVFPLNRFLQCQLKNKVTAISSGVALVVHISVSWLFVYVLKLGVIGTIATVSVSWWLNVILLFTYTTCGGCPLTWTGFSMEAFAGLWEFAHLSASSGIMLCLETWYYKILILMTGNLEDTKIAIDSLSICMLINGLELMISTAFLTGTGVRVANELGAGNGKGARFAMIISVTQSLIIGIIFSVIVVFFHDQIGWIFSSSETVIKAVKNLSILLAFTILLNSVQPVLSGVAVGSGWQSFVAYINLGCYYFIGLPLGVVMGWIYKRKFLYSKSILLKRKHSEKIYLYKVNAPTH from the exons ATGCAGCTTGGAATGGCGAGTGCGTTGCAAACGTTATGCGGTCAAGCGTTTGGAGCGAAAAAATATGACTTGTTAGGAGTGTATTTGCAAAGATCTTGGGTTGTTCTCTTCTTATTCTCCATCTTGCTCCTCCCGATGTACTTCTTTGCAACTCCCATTCTTAAGTACTTTGGCCAGCCTGACGACATCGCCGAGCTCTCCGGTACTATCGCCGTTTGGGCCATTCCTATGCATTTCGCATTTGCCTTCGTTTTCCCTCTCAACCGATTCCTCCAATGCCAGCTCAAGAATAag GTGACAGCAATATCATCTGGAGTAGCACTTGTAGTTCACATATCTGTGTCCTGGCTTTTTGTGTACGTTCTTAAACTTGGAGTCATAGGGACCATTGCTACTGTCAGCGTGTCATGGTGGCTCAATGTCATCTTGTTATTTACTTACACCACTTGCGGCGGTTGTCCGCTCACGTGGACCGGTTTCTCCATGGAAGCTTTCGCCGGGCTTTGGGAGTTCGCTCATCTCTCTGCCTCCTCCGGAATCATGCTTTG CTTAGAGACTTGGTAttataaaattctaattttGATGACTGGAAACCTGGAGGATACAAAAATTGCTATCGACTCCCTCTCTATATG CATGCTGATAAATGGACTGGAGCTGATGATTTCAACTGCTTTCCTCACCGGGACCGG tGTACGAGTGGCCAATGAGTTAGGAGCAGGCAATGGAAAAGGAGCAAGATTTGCAATGATCATATCAGTGACTCAATCGTTAATCATCGGAATAATATTTTCGGTGATTGTTGTATTTTTTCATGATCAAATTGGTTGGATATTCTCTTCAAGTGAAACTGTCATTAAAGCAGTCAAGAACCTCTCTATTCTTCTAGCCTTTACGATTCTTCTCAACAGTGTTCAACCGGTTCTTTCTG GTGTCGCTGTTGGTTCTGGATGGCAATCATTTGTAGCATATATAAATTTGGGATGCTATTATTTCATTGGACTTCCACTTGGAGTTGTCATGGGCTGGATTTACAAGCGCAAGTTTTTATATagtaaatctatactattaaaaaggaagcattctgaaaaaatctacttatacaaGGTTAATGCACCAACTCATTAA
- the LOC108840222 gene encoding protein DETOXIFICATION 28-like isoform X2 — translation MASALQTLCGQAFGAKKYDLLGVYLQRSWVVLFLFSILLLPMYFFATPILKYFGQPDDIAELSGTIAVWAIPMHFAFAFVFPLNRFLQCQLKNKVTAISSGVALVVHISVSWLFVYVLKLGVIGTIATVSVSWWLNVILLFTYTTCGGCPLTWTGFSMEAFAGLWEFAHLSASSGIMLCLETWYYKILILMTGNLEDTKIAIDSLSICMLINGLELMISTAFLTGTGVRVANELGAGNGKGARFAMIISVTQSLIIGIIFSVIVVFFHDQIGWIFSSSETVIKAVKNLSILLAFTILLNSVQPVLSGVAVGSGWQSFVAYINLGCYYFIGLPLGVVMGWIYKRKFLYSKSILLKRKHSEKIYLYKVNAPTH, via the exons ATGGCGAGTGCGTTGCAAACGTTATGCGGTCAAGCGTTTGGAGCGAAAAAATATGACTTGTTAGGAGTGTATTTGCAAAGATCTTGGGTTGTTCTCTTCTTATTCTCCATCTTGCTCCTCCCGATGTACTTCTTTGCAACTCCCATTCTTAAGTACTTTGGCCAGCCTGACGACATCGCCGAGCTCTCCGGTACTATCGCCGTTTGGGCCATTCCTATGCATTTCGCATTTGCCTTCGTTTTCCCTCTCAACCGATTCCTCCAATGCCAGCTCAAGAATAag GTGACAGCAATATCATCTGGAGTAGCACTTGTAGTTCACATATCTGTGTCCTGGCTTTTTGTGTACGTTCTTAAACTTGGAGTCATAGGGACCATTGCTACTGTCAGCGTGTCATGGTGGCTCAATGTCATCTTGTTATTTACTTACACCACTTGCGGCGGTTGTCCGCTCACGTGGACCGGTTTCTCCATGGAAGCTTTCGCCGGGCTTTGGGAGTTCGCTCATCTCTCTGCCTCCTCCGGAATCATGCTTTG CTTAGAGACTTGGTAttataaaattctaattttGATGACTGGAAACCTGGAGGATACAAAAATTGCTATCGACTCCCTCTCTATATG CATGCTGATAAATGGACTGGAGCTGATGATTTCAACTGCTTTCCTCACCGGGACCGG tGTACGAGTGGCCAATGAGTTAGGAGCAGGCAATGGAAAAGGAGCAAGATTTGCAATGATCATATCAGTGACTCAATCGTTAATCATCGGAATAATATTTTCGGTGATTGTTGTATTTTTTCATGATCAAATTGGTTGGATATTCTCTTCAAGTGAAACTGTCATTAAAGCAGTCAAGAACCTCTCTATTCTTCTAGCCTTTACGATTCTTCTCAACAGTGTTCAACCGGTTCTTTCTG GTGTCGCTGTTGGTTCTGGATGGCAATCATTTGTAGCATATATAAATTTGGGATGCTATTATTTCATTGGACTTCCACTTGGAGTTGTCATGGGCTGGATTTACAAGCGCAAGTTTTTATATagtaaatctatactattaaaaaggaagcattctgaaaaaatctacttatacaaGGTTAATGCACCAACTCATTAA